A region from the Bactrocera dorsalis isolate Fly_Bdor chromosome 1, ASM2337382v1, whole genome shotgun sequence genome encodes:
- the LOC105232262 gene encoding aquaporin, translated as MTDWLEILGASDWNLDFVRAMFAEFLGTFFFVLLGILCTLFKPSETEWPYASPVQVAFTLGCTIFSVSHSLGNISGAHLSPAVSFAIFLVCGMSLLCFIGYVIAQILGGLAATAIILSVLDKEMYQDQRPLRPSMSTELLELCIVEALAAFIWIIMAIVNTERRNEDAFGNGSFAIGFVVLGSYLIAILLSGGGVNPVRSLSASIIVNEWDFHYCYWIGSMAGGCLAALIYYCCSGVLRHRHVYRIS; from the coding sequence ATGACAGATTGGCTGGAAATTCTGGGTGCCTCCGACTGGAACCTGGATTTTGTGCGTGCGATGTTTGCTGAATTCCTCGGCACCTTCTTTTTCGTCTTACTGGGTATTTTGTGCACTCTCTTCAAGCCAAGCGAAACGGAGTGGCCATATGCCTCGCCTGTGCAAGTGGCGTTCACCTTGGGCTGCACTATATTTTCGGTGTCGCACTCGCTTGGTAATATAAGCGGTGCACATCTCAGTCCAGCTGTAAGTTTTGCGATATTCCTAGTTTGTGGCATGAGTCTGCTTTGTTTTATTGGATATGTAATTGCGCAAATACTCGGCGGCTTGGCGGCAACTGCGATTATTTTATCGGTACTTGATAAGGAAATGTACCAGGATCAACGTCCTTTAAGGCCCTCGATGAGTACGGAGCTGTTGGAACTCTGCATTGTCGAAGCTTTAGCAGCGTTTATTTGGATAATCATGGCAATTGTAAATACCGAGCGGCGAAATGAAGATGCATTCGGTAATGGCTCATTTGCTATTGGCTTTGTTGTATTGGGTTCCTATTTAATCGCGATTCTACTATCTGGTGGCGGCGTTAATCCAGTACGGTCCTTGAGTGCATCCATAATTGTTAATGAGTGGGATTTTCACTACTGCTATTGGATAGGGTCGATGGCGGGCGGTTGTCTGGCAGCActgatttattattgttgttcagGGGTGCTCAGACACAGACATGTTTACAGAATTTCTTAA
- the LOC105232264 gene encoding aquaporin, whose translation MFPALGTNELKSYLFRRQLLCEFFGTFVLMLVRKTVSTVEDTQWAVTKISFALGLTVAALTKLFGRISGCHINPAVSIAFFVVGEMSTLRLFFYIIMQLLGAISAVFTYTLYAFANSNAIQETNALEDWQIILLELILTTMFVMLFRTMADVQHRSQRSSASMAIGFAYTACLLSGTSISEVALNPLMHFASGPNIFAGNFTPAIGSTLGGIFGALTYEALYMPYNREPRTSSLFDWLRGTPSAESKSNQSRL comes from the coding sequence ATGTTTCCAGCTTTAGGTACGAACGAATTGAAAAGCTATTTATTTCGACGGCAACTTCTTTGTGAATTCTTCGGCACATTTGTGCTGATGCTGGTGCGGAAGACGGTTAGTACGGTGGAGGACACACAATGGGCCGTAACGAAAATTTCATTCGCTCTTGGCCTGACTGTTGCTGCCTTGACCAAACTATTCGGTCGCATAAGCGGCTGCCATATCAACCCTGCGGTTTCGATCGCTTTTTTCGTTGTCGGTGAAATGAGCACGTTACGTCTATTCTTTTATATTATCATGCAATTGTTGGGCGCAATTTCGGCAGTATTTACGTACACATTGTATGCTTTCGCCAATTCGAATGCAATTCAAGAGACTAATGCATTGGAAGACTGGCAAATAATATTACTGGAACTCATACTCACAACCATGTTCGTAATGCTGTTTCGTACAATGGCAGACGTACAACACCGCAGTCAACGGAGTTCCGCTTCTATGGCCATAGGGTTCGCTTACACCGCATGTCTTTTGAGTGGCACCTCTATATCGGAGGTGGCCCTGAACCCGTTAATGCATTTCGCTTCTGGACCGAACATATTTGCTGGCAATTTTACACCGGCTATTGGATCAACTCTGGGTGGCATTTTTGGAGCACTAACCTATGAGGCCTTGTACATGCCGTATAATCGAGAACCGCGTACCTCGAGCCTTTTCGATTGGCTACGCGGTACTCCATCAGCAGAAAGCAAATCAAATCAATCTCGTTTGTAG
- the LOC105232265 gene encoding aquaporin isoform X1, translating to MGWKKVVGTKDFNRASVILLATEFFGTLAIVFTSILTMAQQYVDQEEVQRAIDNTSSGASMEQISLGLGLVFAAVGQALGRRSVCHFNPAVTLGYCVVGELSLIMSFLFMVVQCIASAIGVYVALVLLPEKLANKHLGVPKHPHVSVLGTIVIEMLLTFIWVFLARSAESHKMMGLRDTAPLAVGATIIAAYLAAYRLTGGSMNPARSFGPALVYMDWKDHWIYWLAPFAGGVLGALTYEFFFKIGPHKEHEEAEEIAD from the coding sequence ATGGGCTGGAAAAAGGTTGTTGGTACTAAAGACTTCAATAGAGCAAGTGTGATACTGTTGGCAACGGAATTCTTTGGCACGCTTGCCATCGTCTTTACCAGCATTCTTACAATGGCACAACAATATGTTGACCAGGAGGAAGTGCAGCGAGCAATAGATAACACTTCCAGTGGCGCCTCAATGGAACAAATTTCGCTCGGCTTAGGCTTAGTGTTTGCCGCTGTGGGCCAGGCGTTGGGCCGGCGTAGTGTTTGTCATTTCAATCCCGCTGTAACTTTGGGATACTGCGTTGTCGGTGAACTGAGCTTAATTATGAGTTTCCTATTCATGGTTGTGCAATGCATAGCTTCCGCTATTGGAGTCTATGTGGCGCTAGTTCTACTACCGGAAAAATTGGCAAATAAGCACTTGGGTGTACCAAAGCATCCTCATGTCTCGGTGTTGGGCACGATTGTTATTGAAATGCTGTTGACCTTTATCTGGGTCTTTCTGGCACGCAGTGCTGAAAGTCACAAAATGATGGGCTTACGAGATACCGCACCACTGGCCGTTGGTGCCACAATTATAGCGGCTTACTTAGCTGCTTATCGGTTGACCGGCGGCAGCATGAATCCAGCCCGCTCTTTTGGCCCAGCTCTGGTGTACATGGATTGGAAGGATCATTGGATTTATTGGTTGGCTCCATTTGCTGGTGGTGTACTGGGAGCTTTGACTTATGAATTCTTTTTTAAGATTGGACCGCATAAAGAACATGAAGAAGCGGAAGAAATCGCGGACTAA
- the LOC105232265 gene encoding aquaporin isoform X2 has translation MGWKKVVGTKDFNRASVILLATEFFGTLAIVFTSILTMAQQYVDQEEVQRAIDNTSSGASMEQISLGLGLVFAAVGQALGRRSVCHFNPAVTLGYCVVGELSLIMSFLFMVVQCIASAIGVYVALVLLPEKLANKHLGVPKHPHVSVLGTIVIEMLLTFIWVFLARSAESHKMMGLRDTAPLAVGATIIAAYLAAYRLTGGSMNPARSFGPALVYMDWKDHWIY, from the exons ATGGGCTGGAAAAAGGTTGTTGGTACTAAAGACTTCAATAGAGCAAGTGTGATACTGTTGGCAACGGAATTCTTTGGCACGCTTGCCATCGTCTTTACCAGCATTCTTACAATGGCACAACAATATGTTGACCAGGAGGAAGTGCAGCGAGCAATAGATAACACTTCCAGTGGCGCCTCAATGGAACAAATTTCGCTCGGCTTAGGCTTAGTGTTTGCCGCTGTGGGCCAGGCGTTGGGCCGGCGTAGTGTTTGTCATTTCAATCCCGCTGTAACTTTGGGATACTGCGTTGTCGGTGAACTGAGCTTAATTATGAGTTTCCTATTCATGGTTGTGCAATGCATAGCTTCCGCTATTGGAGTCTATGTGGCGCTAGTTCTACTACCGGAAAAATTGGCAAATAAGCACTTGGGTGTACCAAAGCATCCTCATGTCTCGGTGTTGGGCACGATTGTTATTGAAATGCTGTTGACCTTTATCTGGGTCTTTCTGGCACGCAGTGCTGAAAGTCACAAAATGATGGGCTTACGAGATACCGCACCACTGGCCGTTGGTGCCACAATTATAGCGGCTTACTTAGCTGCTTATCGGTTGACCGGCGGCAGCATGAATCCAGCCCGCTCTTTTGGCCCAGCTCTGGTGTACATGGATTGGAAGGATCATTGGATTTATTG A
- the LOC105232448 gene encoding aquaporin, with the protein MAKISNFEEFIGLSDFDVEIWRMLLAEFLGTFFYVFVGVVSTVSLSQNLMTSVVPVAFAFGLAMSSISHVVNRASGAHLNPAVSIGRLVVGQMKFLKCLCYILVQCIGSCLAAFLVESICPGPSLERTDGVTRPLYMGVWEALLLEMFITFIMVMVYKSMADPTRDDLHLSGPLVVGLSITAGHLVGYLCSSASMNPARSFGPALVNLNFNDHWIYWVGPILGGVIASVCYHFGVQDRAALKRRRSRRNSARRKSSLNT; encoded by the coding sequence atggcaAAAATAAGCAACTTCGAAGAATTTATTGGTCTCAGCGATTTCGACGTTGAAATTTGGCGCATGTTACTTGCTGAGTTCCTCGGAACATTCTTCTACGTGTTCGTTGGGGTCGTTAGCACAGTCTCATTATCGCAGAATCTGATGACCTCCGTGGTGCCAGTTGCCTTCGCATTTGGACTGGCAATGTCAAGTATATCGCATGTGGTGAACAGGGCCAGTGGTGCGCACCTGAATCCCGCTGTTAGCATAGGTCGGCTGGTCGTTGGACAGATGAAATTTCTCAAATGTTTATGCTACATACTAGTGCAATGCATCGGTTCGTGCTTAGCGGCATTTTTGGTGGAAAGTATTTGCCCGGGACCTTCGCTAGAACGGACGGACGGTGTAACCAGACCACTATATATGGGGGTTTGGGAAGCGTTGCTTCTTGAAATgttcattacatttattatggTTATGGTGTACAAATCAATGGCTGATCCTACGCGTGATGATTTACATTTATCTGGACCATTAGTTGTGGGACTTTCAATCACAGCGGGACATCTTGTGGGCTACTTGTGTTCGTCGGCAAGCATGAATCCAGCACGTTCTTTCGGGCCGGCACTTGTAAATCTCAACTTCAACGATCACTGGATTTATTGGGTCGGACCGATTTTGGGTGGTGTCATAGCTTCAGTTTGTTATCACTTTGGTGTGCAGGATCGTGCAGCACTTAAGCGGAGACGCTCTAGAAGAAATAGTGCCAGACGAAAGAGTTCtctaaatacttaa